A region of Carassius auratus strain Wakin chromosome 23, ASM336829v1, whole genome shotgun sequence DNA encodes the following proteins:
- the uts2a gene encoding urotensin 2, alpha, whose product MNCNLLLSCSVLLLSCSHLLAHPVSDTADMTYSGPDSVEEAGGVSPDDFSVSDLNDLLQRAAVLEYSPLLSRENIKVPGQIPKEALRELLLEKPYRLIPPSGLWGGRRQFRKRSGGADCFWKYCV is encoded by the exons ATGAACTGTAACCTGCTCCTGTCCTGCTCCGTCCTCCTGCTCTCCTGCAGTCATCTGTTAGCACATCCTGTTTCTGACACAGCTGACATGACTTACAGCGGCCCTG ATTCAGTGGAAGAGGCCGGAGGCGTCAGTCCAGATGATTTCTCTGTCTCTGATCTCAATGATCTCCTGCAGAGGGCGGCAGTCCTGGAATATTCCCCGCTGCTCAGCCGAGAGA ATATCAAAGTGCCTGGGCAGATTCCTAAAGAGGCTCTTAGAGAG tTACTGTTAGAAAAACCGTATCGCCTCATTCCTCCCAGCGGCCTGTGGGGCGGCAGGAGACAGTTCAGGAAGAGAAGCGGCGGTGCAGATTGCTTCTGGAAATACTGTGTTTGA
- the ccdc187 gene encoding coiled-coil domain-containing protein 187 isoform X1 has product MAELEVDQSNLPRVQEVCQCFAVLEDGALAHNLQEQEIEQYYNSNVQRSHLVQGDIRVAKRLQDEEEQRAQMLQHQATRQLEERDSEYARMIQEEIQRRSDEARRRELEDEEIAKRIQEEEELYLRHRSSYQHKDGRESTSIPARPYLPRPVHVPHNRSPTRRWQHSSSPTYSDSEEDLIEYSRHTVIGQDSKPPVGQRRLIGRPCEAHLEQDDKSMTSQSSSNRSSHLSGGWGDVIKLIKNDMSEQGYLSHSSDDDDLFEPVYKLEKILRQKHQVSGTGLSRHSSMREDRNRMLQGDGCGHRESFRERHVHFPDERKRSNSYLANGCRTYENGHRDARERVQCLESMPRDDLTHLRETQGLHSQAQGFRRNISMRRSYHGNVRRTSVREGSRTCSIDDSNLARPRASNNAPSLQQRVSQLEVEDRVRDTRSWEMARGRNARQRPRSLTEDERRLDREHKRGEHRVRRSQSERCQTFEEERLSTEEELERERRREERLIQRLQSCSGQSPGAGPALRSGRAALDLGNLEQVLLDEELARRLQEEEERLAEETPQGSSPLRRDCPIGDFRAAQVAQDEEIARFMQKQEIKAKRLSHELEPVQEYGEDDRTACDRQRQRLDSKGLQSPVDDFTPDNQHPSHISMTMQAQAIRNIAEELDPTFQRKDAAESDSCQNQTSQVGLYSPLEEPTFVPPTKRQSDKLGRVKPKEKKENTKPKENCKQQ; this is encoded by the exons ATGGCAGAgctggaggtggatcagtccaaCCTGCCCAGAGTCCAGGAGG TGTGCCAGTGTTTTGCTGTACTGGAGGATGGAGCTCTAGCTCATAACCTGCAGGAACAGGAAA TTGAGCAGTATTACAACTCAAATGTGCAGAGGAGTCACCTGGTGCAAGGAGACATCAGAGTAGCCAAAAGACTCCAGGATGAGGAGGAGCAGAGGGCTCAGATGCTGCAGCACCAGGCCACTCGCCAGCT gGAGGAACGAGACTCAGAGTACGCACGCATGATTCAGGAGGAGATCCAGCGGCGTTCGGATGAAGCTCGGAGGAGGGAGCTGGAGGACGAG gaaaTAGCAAAAAGGatacaggaagaggaagagctttATTTGAGACACAGGAGCAGTTACCAACATAAAGATGGTAGAG AGTCTACAAGTATTCCTGCTCGTCCCTACTTACCCCGGCCTGTTCATGTACCACACAACCGGTCTCCAACCAGAAGATGGCAGCACTCCTCCTCGCCCACCTACTCGGACTctgaggaggacctgattgagtACAGTAGGCACACAGTCATAGGACAGGACAGCAAGCCCCCTGTAGGGCAGAGGAGGCTGATCGGCAGACCTTGCGAAGCTCATTTAGAGCAGGACGATAAAAGCATGACCAGCCAAAGCAGCAGTAACCGATCTTCACATCTGTCAGGTGGATGGGGAGATGTCATTAAGCTCATAAAGAACGATATGAGTGAGCAAGGCTACCTTAGCCACAgctctgatgatgatgatctttttgaaccagtctATAAACTTGAGAAAATATTGCGACAGAAGCATCAGGTCTCGGGAACGGGGCTGAGTCGACACAGCAGCATGAGGGAGGATCGTAACAGAATGTTGCAGGGAGACGGTTGTGGCCATAGAGAGAGTTTTAGGGAAAGACATGTTCATTTCCCTGATGAACGGAAGCGCTCTAACAGTTATCTCGCCAACGGTTGTAGGACATATGAAAATGGTCACAGGGATGCTAGGGAAAGAGTTCAGTGTTTAGAAAGTATGCCAAGAGATGATCTCACACACCTCAGAGAAACTCAAGGTCTACACTCTCAAGCTCAGGGGTTTCGACGGAACATTTCCATGCGACGTAGCTATCATGGTAATGTCAGGCGGACATCTGTTCGTGAAGGAAGCAGGACATGCAGCATAGATGATTCTAACTTGGCTAGACCAAGAGCCTCCAATAATGCCCCCTCACTGCAGCAGAGAGTGTCACAATTGGAAGTGGAGGACCGTGTGAGAGATACGAGGAGTTGGGAGATGGCGAGAGGCAGAAACGCACGGCAGAGACCTCGATCATTAACGGAGGATGAAAGGAGGCTAGACCGAGAGCACAAGCGTGGAGAGCATAGAGTGAGGCGAAGTCAAAGTGAGCGCTGTCAGACCTTCGAGGAAGAAAGATTGAGCACAGAGGAAGAGTTGGAGAGGGAGCGCAGGAGGGAGGAAAGACTGATACAAAGACTCCAGTCTTGCAGTGGGCAATCTCCTGGAGCAG GACCTGCTCTCAGGAGTGGAAGGGCTGCGCTTGACTTGGGAAATTTGGAGCAAGTGCTGCTGGATGAGGAGCTTGCCCGCAGGCttcaggaagaggaggagagattgGCCGAAGAG ACTCCACAAGGTTCCTCTCCTCTTAGAAGGGACTGTCCTATTGGAGACTTCAGAGCAGCACAGGTTGCACAAGATGAG GAAATTGCACGTTTCATGCAGAAACAGGAGATAAAGGCTAAACGGCTGTCTCATGAGCTGGAACCTGTTCAAGAATATGGAGAGGATGATAGAACAGCATGCGACAGACAG AGGCAGAGACTGGATTCCAAAGGTCTTCAATCCCCGGTTGATGACTTCACCCCAGACAATCAGCACCCTAGTCACATTTCCATGACTAT GCAAGCGCAAGCCATCAGGAATATTGCAGAAGAGCTGGACCCCACCTTTCAAAGGAAGGATGCAGCTGAATCAG ATTCCTGTCAAAATCAAACTTCACAAGTAGGTTTGTACAGCCCCTTGGAGGAACCTACTTTTGTGCCCCCGACGAAACGACAGAGTGACAAACTGGGACGAGTAAAGCCCAAGGAGAAAAAGGAAAATACAAAACCGAAAGAGAACTGCAAACAGCAGTGA
- the ccdc187 gene encoding coiled-coil domain-containing protein 187 isoform X3 — MAELEVDQSNLPRVQEVCQCFAVLEDGALAHNLQEQEIEQYYNSNVQRSHLVQGDIRVAKRLQDEEEQRAQMLQHQATRQLEERDSEYARMIQEEIQRRSDEARRRELEDEEIAKRIQEEEELYLRHRSSYQHKDGRGPALRSGRAALDLGNLEQVLLDEELARRLQEEEERLAEETPQGSSPLRRDCPIGDFRAAQVAQDEEIARFMQKQEIKAKRLSHELEPVQEYGEDDRTACDRQRQRLDSKGLQSPVDDFTPDNQHPSHISMTMQAQAIRNIAEELDPTFQRKDAAESDSCQNQTSQVGLYSPLEEPTFVPPTKRQSDKLGRVKPKEKKENTKPKENCKQQ, encoded by the exons ATGGCAGAgctggaggtggatcagtccaaCCTGCCCAGAGTCCAGGAGG TGTGCCAGTGTTTTGCTGTACTGGAGGATGGAGCTCTAGCTCATAACCTGCAGGAACAGGAAA TTGAGCAGTATTACAACTCAAATGTGCAGAGGAGTCACCTGGTGCAAGGAGACATCAGAGTAGCCAAAAGACTCCAGGATGAGGAGGAGCAGAGGGCTCAGATGCTGCAGCACCAGGCCACTCGCCAGCT gGAGGAACGAGACTCAGAGTACGCACGCATGATTCAGGAGGAGATCCAGCGGCGTTCGGATGAAGCTCGGAGGAGGGAGCTGGAGGACGAG gaaaTAGCAAAAAGGatacaggaagaggaagagctttATTTGAGACACAGGAGCAGTTACCAACATAAAGATGGTAGAG GACCTGCTCTCAGGAGTGGAAGGGCTGCGCTTGACTTGGGAAATTTGGAGCAAGTGCTGCTGGATGAGGAGCTTGCCCGCAGGCttcaggaagaggaggagagattgGCCGAAGAG ACTCCACAAGGTTCCTCTCCTCTTAGAAGGGACTGTCCTATTGGAGACTTCAGAGCAGCACAGGTTGCACAAGATGAG GAAATTGCACGTTTCATGCAGAAACAGGAGATAAAGGCTAAACGGCTGTCTCATGAGCTGGAACCTGTTCAAGAATATGGAGAGGATGATAGAACAGCATGCGACAGACAG AGGCAGAGACTGGATTCCAAAGGTCTTCAATCCCCGGTTGATGACTTCACCCCAGACAATCAGCACCCTAGTCACATTTCCATGACTAT GCAAGCGCAAGCCATCAGGAATATTGCAGAAGAGCTGGACCCCACCTTTCAAAGGAAGGATGCAGCTGAATCAG ATTCCTGTCAAAATCAAACTTCACAAGTAGGTTTGTACAGCCCCTTGGAGGAACCTACTTTTGTGCCCCCGACGAAACGACAGAGTGACAAACTGGGACGAGTAAAGCCCAAGGAGAAAAAGGAAAATACAAAACCGAAAGAGAACTGCAAACAGCAGTGA
- the ccdc187 gene encoding coiled-coil domain-containing protein 187 isoform X2 produces the protein MLQHQATRQLEERDSEYARMIQEEIQRRSDEARRRELEDEEIAKRIQEEEELYLRHRSSYQHKDGRESTSIPARPYLPRPVHVPHNRSPTRRWQHSSSPTYSDSEEDLIEYSRHTVIGQDSKPPVGQRRLIGRPCEAHLEQDDKSMTSQSSSNRSSHLSGGWGDVIKLIKNDMSEQGYLSHSSDDDDLFEPVYKLEKILRQKHQVSGTGLSRHSSMREDRNRMLQGDGCGHRESFRERHVHFPDERKRSNSYLANGCRTYENGHRDARERVQCLESMPRDDLTHLRETQGLHSQAQGFRRNISMRRSYHGNVRRTSVREGSRTCSIDDSNLARPRASNNAPSLQQRVSQLEVEDRVRDTRSWEMARGRNARQRPRSLTEDERRLDREHKRGEHRVRRSQSERCQTFEEERLSTEEELERERRREERLIQRLQSCSGQSPGAGPALRSGRAALDLGNLEQVLLDEELARRLQEEEERLAEETPQGSSPLRRDCPIGDFRAAQVAQDEEIARFMQKQEIKAKRLSHELEPVQEYGEDDRTACDRQRQRLDSKGLQSPVDDFTPDNQHPSHISMTMQAQAIRNIAEELDPTFQRKDAAESDSCQNQTSQVGLYSPLEEPTFVPPTKRQSDKLGRVKPKEKKENTKPKENCKQQ, from the exons ATGCTGCAGCACCAGGCCACTCGCCAGCT gGAGGAACGAGACTCAGAGTACGCACGCATGATTCAGGAGGAGATCCAGCGGCGTTCGGATGAAGCTCGGAGGAGGGAGCTGGAGGACGAG gaaaTAGCAAAAAGGatacaggaagaggaagagctttATTTGAGACACAGGAGCAGTTACCAACATAAAGATGGTAGAG AGTCTACAAGTATTCCTGCTCGTCCCTACTTACCCCGGCCTGTTCATGTACCACACAACCGGTCTCCAACCAGAAGATGGCAGCACTCCTCCTCGCCCACCTACTCGGACTctgaggaggacctgattgagtACAGTAGGCACACAGTCATAGGACAGGACAGCAAGCCCCCTGTAGGGCAGAGGAGGCTGATCGGCAGACCTTGCGAAGCTCATTTAGAGCAGGACGATAAAAGCATGACCAGCCAAAGCAGCAGTAACCGATCTTCACATCTGTCAGGTGGATGGGGAGATGTCATTAAGCTCATAAAGAACGATATGAGTGAGCAAGGCTACCTTAGCCACAgctctgatgatgatgatctttttgaaccagtctATAAACTTGAGAAAATATTGCGACAGAAGCATCAGGTCTCGGGAACGGGGCTGAGTCGACACAGCAGCATGAGGGAGGATCGTAACAGAATGTTGCAGGGAGACGGTTGTGGCCATAGAGAGAGTTTTAGGGAAAGACATGTTCATTTCCCTGATGAACGGAAGCGCTCTAACAGTTATCTCGCCAACGGTTGTAGGACATATGAAAATGGTCACAGGGATGCTAGGGAAAGAGTTCAGTGTTTAGAAAGTATGCCAAGAGATGATCTCACACACCTCAGAGAAACTCAAGGTCTACACTCTCAAGCTCAGGGGTTTCGACGGAACATTTCCATGCGACGTAGCTATCATGGTAATGTCAGGCGGACATCTGTTCGTGAAGGAAGCAGGACATGCAGCATAGATGATTCTAACTTGGCTAGACCAAGAGCCTCCAATAATGCCCCCTCACTGCAGCAGAGAGTGTCACAATTGGAAGTGGAGGACCGTGTGAGAGATACGAGGAGTTGGGAGATGGCGAGAGGCAGAAACGCACGGCAGAGACCTCGATCATTAACGGAGGATGAAAGGAGGCTAGACCGAGAGCACAAGCGTGGAGAGCATAGAGTGAGGCGAAGTCAAAGTGAGCGCTGTCAGACCTTCGAGGAAGAAAGATTGAGCACAGAGGAAGAGTTGGAGAGGGAGCGCAGGAGGGAGGAAAGACTGATACAAAGACTCCAGTCTTGCAGTGGGCAATCTCCTGGAGCAG GACCTGCTCTCAGGAGTGGAAGGGCTGCGCTTGACTTGGGAAATTTGGAGCAAGTGCTGCTGGATGAGGAGCTTGCCCGCAGGCttcaggaagaggaggagagattgGCCGAAGAG ACTCCACAAGGTTCCTCTCCTCTTAGAAGGGACTGTCCTATTGGAGACTTCAGAGCAGCACAGGTTGCACAAGATGAG GAAATTGCACGTTTCATGCAGAAACAGGAGATAAAGGCTAAACGGCTGTCTCATGAGCTGGAACCTGTTCAAGAATATGGAGAGGATGATAGAACAGCATGCGACAGACAG AGGCAGAGACTGGATTCCAAAGGTCTTCAATCCCCGGTTGATGACTTCACCCCAGACAATCAGCACCCTAGTCACATTTCCATGACTAT GCAAGCGCAAGCCATCAGGAATATTGCAGAAGAGCTGGACCCCACCTTTCAAAGGAAGGATGCAGCTGAATCAG ATTCCTGTCAAAATCAAACTTCACAAGTAGGTTTGTACAGCCCCTTGGAGGAACCTACTTTTGTGCCCCCGACGAAACGACAGAGTGACAAACTGGGACGAGTAAAGCCCAAGGAGAAAAAGGAAAATACAAAACCGAAAGAGAACTGCAAACAGCAGTGA
- the LOC113041460 gene encoding tumor necrosis factor receptor superfamily member 9-like encodes MLAAFRGLPRILLIFSLVLNSSLGADTGCKDWNFKGDREICCNKCKPGNRLVEYCGTDPEKLCTPCEPGTYVNGVELFCKRCAQCIGNQFTYKACTISSDTVCGCKEGYLCGNDKCSFCVEECKVGEEPTKERSCRKCPEGKFNDKIHSMCKEWTAVSCPDGQTLVKGNVTSDSTCINLGPLSVVKTNQKEQINWLPVSIAAGMAVLFIIGSVVAYVNAKYKTEKKPKTDTPDQDDSDVSSIMVVEQEDCSFRHPEQEQGSSSESINTQDSESKLIV; translated from the exons ATGTTGGCTGCTTTCAGAGGACTTCCAAGGATTCTGCTAATATTCAGTCTAGTACTGAACTCCAGTTTAGGTGCAGACACTGGATGTAAAGACTGGAATTTTAAAGGAGACAGAGAAATCTGCTGCAATAAATGCAAGCCAG GGAACCGCCTGGTGGAATATTGTGGAACAGATCCAGAAAAGCTCTGTACCCCCTGTGAACCTGGAACTTACGTTAATGGTGTTGAATTGTTTTGTAAGAGATGTGCCCAGTGCATAG GAAATCAATTTACATATAAAGCTTGTACTATCAGCAGCGATACAGTATGTGGATGCAAGGAAGGATATCTGTGTGGAAACGACAAATGTTCCTTCTGTGTTGAGGAATGCAAGGTCGGAGAGGAGCCCACCAAAGAAC GATCTTGTAGAAAATGTCCAGAGGGAAAATTTAATGATAAAATCCACAGTATGTGCAAAGAATGGACAGCAGTCAG TTGTCCTGATGGACAGACTTTGGTCAAAGGAAATGTTACCAGTGACAGTACATGCATAAATTTAG GACCTTTATCTGTTgtgaaaacaaatcaaaaag AACAGATAAACTGGCTTCCAGTTTCCATTGCTGCAGGGATGGCTGTCCTTTTTATCATAGGATCCGTGGTTGCAtatgtaaatgcaaaatacaaaacaGAGAAGAAGCCAAAAACCGATACCCCTGACCAAG ACGACTCAGACGTGTCCAGCATAATGGTTGTTGAGCAAGAAGACTGTAGTTTTCGTCATCCTGAGCAGGAACAGGGTAGCAGCTCAGAGTCCATCAACACGCAAGACTCAGAGTCTAAACTCATAGTGTGA